The nucleotide sequence CATCCGGTACAGAGAAGGACCGGTCGAGTAGTAGGCGTAGGAACTGTCCACATCGACGACTTCGATGCCGCTCCCCGTCACGAGCTCTTCCACCAGGCCGCCGGTTTTGGCCACCTTCCGCACGGAGGTGCCCGTGGTGAACACGACGTGGGTCGAGTTCAAAGCAAGTCCGAGGGCGCCGGTCTGTCCGGTCGCAACGTTCTGAGCGCTGCCGCCGCTGATCGCGATGCGTCGTACCGCCTTGTCGGTCTTGCACGTCCAGTACACGTGAGTCGTGTCCGCTTCGATTCGCCAGGCACCGCCCTGGTTGCTCGCGACGACCGCGCCCGCTCCCCCGCTCTTCGAAACGCGATTGACGTGGTTGAAACTCGTGCTGGTCCAATAGAGGTAGGACGACGTCGACACGATGTCGAAGGGCACCTCTTCGTCGGAGCCCGTCAGATCGACGGAACCGTCCGGCAAGGTGACCGGACCGCCGCCGCCTGAACCCGTGCCGCCTGAACCCGTGCTGCCCGTTCCCCCTGAGCCGGTGCTGCCCGTTCCGCCCGTTCCGCTGGTGCTGCCTGTTCCGCTGGTGCTGCCTGTTCCGCTGGTGCTGCCTGTTCCGCTGGTGCTGCCCGTTCCGCTGGTGCTGCCCGTTCCGCTGGTGCTGCCTGTTCCGCTGGTGCTGCCGGACCCGGCGCCTGAGCCACCGATCGCGCCGGAACCGGCAGACCCGCCATTCGCACCGAAGCCAGCGTTGCCCCCGTTGCCGGCGTCAGCACCGGTGTTCCCGCTGCCGCTGCTCCCACCGTCGCTGCGAGGAGGACCCGATCCGGTCCCGCCG is from Polyangiaceae bacterium and encodes:
- a CDS encoding DUF5050 domain-containing protein; this translates as MTRRVGLAACSVALLLACSGGTGSGPPRSDGGSSGSGNTGADAGNGGNAGFGANGGSAGSGAIGGSGAGSGSTSGTGSTSGTGSTSGTGSTSGTGSTSGTGSTSGTGSTSGTGGTGSTGSGGTGSTGSGGTGSGGGGPVTLPDGSVDLTGSDEEVPFDIVSTSSYLYWTSTSFNHVNRVSKSGGAGAVVASNQGGAWRIEADTTHVYWTCKTDKAVRRIAISGGSAQNVATGQTGALGLALNSTHVVFTTGTSVRKVAKTGGLVEELVTGSGIEVVDVDSSYAYYSTGPSLYRMTLTPDEFDVPQLIASGSNINNLKLFGGYVYFTEASPGSIHRVPVGGGNNAQLATASSMTAMDLDGSNIYYGTSQGIYRVGIGGGIPSTIISTPVVRLRLDSTYVYWTKYFPAAPSKGKILRIQK